The following proteins are encoded in a genomic region of Burkholderia gladioli:
- a CDS encoding cyclic peptide export ABC transporter, producing MTRDQRDTQRANYGGTLIQLLRPFLPITLIATLLGIVGGLCTAWLLSVINTSLHAPEGIGTKTAVTFVALCLVTLFCSAVAGIGNSVTGQRIIAALRKDISARIVCAPVAALERYKTHRLLSTLNSDVETVSAFTFSFPNFAVAAAVAAGCVAYMLVLSPVLFLIALVAIIVGALINQYASLKWGQYYRGVRGAQDDLQKQYRAITEGAKELRINRDRRQRVFGVRLAGAADQVADLKIKAMRLYYGASASVTTLFFIVIGVLLLLQQRLGVSPEVVSGFVIVLLYVRGPVETIASSLPALSQARISFQRIAELTEQFTNREARLLDGEAPAPLAELREIELRRACWEFPAVGEQPPFRLGPIDLRIERGEMLFVIGENGSGKTTLIKLLLGLYEAGQGELLFNGEPVPAERMDAYRQLYSAVFADYHLFEDLVVHDPALVARAQAYLEQLEIAHKVKIEDGVFSTIDLSTGQRKRLALVHAMLEQRPIMMFDEWAADQDPTFRRVFYTVFLPELKRQGKTLIVVSHDDRYFHVADRVIRIERGQIIQTARGDAFTYEDRGSTRLEDLAATHDSARTH from the coding sequence ATGACTCGCGACCAGCGCGACACCCAGCGCGCGAACTACGGCGGCACGCTGATCCAACTGCTGCGGCCGTTCCTGCCGATCACGCTGATCGCGACCCTGCTCGGCATCGTGGGCGGCCTCTGCACCGCCTGGCTGCTGTCGGTGATCAATACCAGCCTGCATGCGCCCGAGGGCATCGGCACGAAGACGGCCGTCACCTTCGTCGCGCTCTGCCTCGTCACGCTGTTCTGCAGCGCCGTCGCCGGGATCGGCAACAGCGTCACGGGCCAGCGCATCATCGCCGCGCTGCGCAAGGACATCTCCGCGCGCATCGTGTGCGCCCCGGTGGCCGCGCTCGAGCGCTACAAGACGCACCGCCTGCTCTCGACGCTGAACAGCGACGTCGAGACCGTCAGCGCCTTCACCTTCAGCTTCCCGAACTTCGCCGTCGCGGCGGCCGTCGCCGCCGGCTGCGTGGCCTACATGCTGGTGCTCTCGCCGGTGCTGTTCCTGATCGCGCTGGTGGCGATCATCGTCGGCGCGCTGATCAACCAGTACGCGAGCCTCAAGTGGGGGCAGTACTACCGCGGCGTGCGCGGCGCGCAGGACGACCTGCAGAAGCAGTACCGCGCGATCACCGAGGGCGCCAAGGAGCTGCGCATCAACCGCGACCGGCGCCAGCGCGTGTTCGGCGTGCGCCTGGCGGGCGCGGCCGACCAGGTGGCCGACCTGAAGATCAAGGCGATGCGCCTCTATTACGGCGCGAGCGCCTCGGTCACCACGCTGTTCTTCATCGTGATCGGCGTGCTGCTCCTGCTGCAGCAGCGCCTGGGCGTGTCGCCGGAGGTGGTCAGCGGTTTCGTGATCGTGCTGCTCTACGTGCGCGGCCCGGTCGAGACCATCGCCAGCAGCCTGCCGGCGCTGAGCCAGGCGCGCATCTCGTTCCAGCGGATCGCCGAGCTGACCGAGCAGTTCACCAACCGCGAGGCGCGCCTGCTCGACGGCGAGGCGCCGGCGCCGCTGGCCGAACTGCGCGAGATCGAGCTGCGCCGCGCGTGCTGGGAATTCCCGGCGGTGGGCGAGCAGCCGCCGTTCCGCCTCGGCCCGATCGACCTGCGCATCGAGCGCGGCGAGATGCTGTTCGTGATCGGCGAGAACGGCAGCGGCAAGACCACCCTGATCAAGCTGCTGCTCGGGCTCTACGAGGCCGGGCAGGGCGAGCTGCTGTTCAACGGCGAGCCGGTGCCGGCCGAGCGCATGGACGCCTACCGGCAGCTCTATTCGGCGGTGTTCGCCGACTATCACCTGTTCGAGGACCTGGTGGTGCACGATCCGGCGCTGGTCGCGCGCGCGCAGGCCTATCTGGAGCAACTGGAGATCGCGCACAAGGTGAAGATCGAGGACGGCGTGTTCTCGACCATCGATCTATCCACCGGGCAGCGCAAGCGCCTGGCCCTGGTGCACGCGATGCTCGAGCAGCGCCCGATCATGATGTTCGACGAATGGGCGGCCGACCAGGATCCGACCTTCCGCCGCGTGTTCTACACCGTGTTCCTGCCGGAGCTGAAGCGCCAGGGCAAGACCCTGATCGTGGTCTCGCACGACGATCGCTACTTCCACGTGGCCGATCGCGTGATCCGCATCGAGCGCGGCCAGATCATCCAGACCGCGCGCGGCGATGCCTTCACCTACGAGGATCGCGGCAGCACGCGCCTGGAGGACCTGGCCGCCACGCACGACAGCGCCCGCACGCATTGA
- a CDS encoding metallophosphoesterase family protein: MKFIHAADIHLDSPLHGLSAYPDAPAAQLRNASREALRALVDRAIEEAVAFVVIAGDLYDGDWKDHNTGIFFGQQMGRLRGAGIPVYLLWGNHDAESEMSRKLTLPDNVTVFPSRKAATFRLDDLKVALHGQSFRDKSVTDNLAIAYPDPVPGHYNIGVLHTALEGYAAHANYAPCSRAELHAKGYDYWALGHVHEFQQWDEASTIVFPGNLQGRHIRETGRRGAVLVEVDGARTRVERLFIDVLRWEAVEVDAGDCETIEALAQKAGRALEALLASDGEVPRAVRVTVTGASPLHGQLFGRAAELRAEVLNQIGIIGNERLWLEKVKLRTEPPAAEHGEALEALEDLKRILAEAVDDPDFLASLDRELKPFVGKVRSEVRGEDVPMLSKARSGELSALVGQVGESLLARLARGE; encoded by the coding sequence GTGAAGTTCATCCACGCGGCCGATATTCACCTGGACAGCCCCCTGCATGGCCTGAGCGCGTATCCCGACGCGCCGGCCGCGCAGCTTCGCAACGCCTCGCGCGAGGCGCTGCGCGCGCTGGTCGACCGCGCCATCGAGGAAGCCGTGGCCTTCGTCGTGATCGCGGGCGACCTGTACGACGGCGACTGGAAGGACCACAACACCGGCATCTTCTTCGGCCAGCAGATGGGCCGGCTGCGCGGTGCCGGGATCCCCGTCTACCTGCTGTGGGGCAACCACGACGCCGAGAGCGAGATGAGCAGGAAGCTGACGCTGCCCGACAACGTGACGGTGTTTCCCTCGCGCAAGGCGGCGACCTTCCGGCTCGACGACCTGAAGGTCGCGCTGCACGGCCAGAGCTTTCGCGACAAGTCCGTGACCGACAACTTGGCGATCGCCTATCCCGACCCGGTGCCGGGCCACTACAACATCGGCGTGCTGCACACGGCGCTGGAGGGTTACGCGGCGCACGCGAACTACGCGCCGTGCTCGCGCGCCGAACTGCATGCCAAGGGCTACGACTACTGGGCACTCGGCCACGTGCATGAATTCCAGCAATGGGACGAGGCCTCGACCATCGTGTTCCCCGGCAACCTGCAAGGGCGCCATATCCGCGAGACGGGCCGGCGCGGCGCGGTGCTGGTGGAGGTGGACGGCGCGCGCACGCGGGTCGAGCGACTGTTCATCGACGTGTTGCGTTGGGAGGCGGTCGAGGTGGACGCGGGCGATTGCGAGACCATCGAGGCGCTGGCGCAGAAGGCGGGCCGCGCGCTCGAAGCCTTGCTCGCCAGCGACGGCGAGGTGCCGCGCGCGGTCCGCGTGACGGTGACCGGCGCCTCGCCGCTGCACGGCCAGTTGTTCGGGCGCGCGGCCGAACTGCGCGCCGAGGTGCTGAACCAGATCGGCATCATCGGCAACGAACGGCTCTGGCTGGAGAAGGTCAAGCTGCGCACCGAACCCCCCGCGGCCGAGCACGGCGAGGCGCTCGAGGCACTGGAGGACCTGAAGCGGATCCTCGCCGAGGCGGTGGACGATCCCGATTTCCTCGCGAGCCTCGATCGCGAGCTGAAACCCTTCGTCGGCAAGGTACGCAGCGAGGTGCGCGGCGAGGACGTGCCGATGCTGTCGAAGGCGCGCTCGGGCGAGTTGTCGGCGCTGGTCGGCCAGGTCGGCGAGTCCTTGCTGGCCCGTCTGGCGCGGGGGGAATGA
- a CDS encoding ATP-binding protein codes for MRIRQLDLFKYGKFTDATLRFPAAAQDFHVIVGPNEAGKSTVRTAVSELLFGMKQRTPLDFLHDTPELRLGGLLDHAGGALAFHRARGRTSLRTPEDGKLPDDHLDAVLDGATREFFEQMFGLDHERLVAGGRSLLDASDRLGQVLFESAAGVGSLGPVREELEALRAGLWAPRATRTSFALAEADFSAASSELKAVQVRTRDWTERQDALDAVRREIAGADERRRQVDRLRSTLERVRRLAPYLHGWREKAAQLAELGGVVELPSSATADLLAAREKLAVGAKGLEFHREDLARRQAAREAIVADPEALKFAAEIDALAALSASCAAHEKALPGVEAARRQHLDAAAAAAGQLGWPREEAGLRAALPSALALKTVSNLLRRQGGLAQALAGARDALDERERALDRLRKQREAIVVEAVPDALRLALAEAQAHRHGEAKERAQEQARAEAGHALDEALDRLGRWRMPVAQLRTLDLPSAQRLNACQKADSEAASAAAMARGALGEARERFEKLALQEQHFAQGNHVVTSSEVRAAREQRDQAWGEVKRGALALPDGAAAVDDAIRHADVLVDSQLDTVQAAAELQSLRQQREAAQAELARREADLAEATRSLDATRQAWADLAAGAGLPGIALDDIGAWLAQRDAALAAQQKLDALARELEAARAERSHAQQALVTALLSVAPATEADSLGKWIMSAEAFVQAAERAAEQRRGHDERVAEAGHQREAAAAQVERAQREHEDWLREWRTALADARLAEVASTDAAAQGAVDLANEVVAELAAAEEPARRIEAMRAELDARDADARRLADALEDPAVREAGEGAAISRALAARLDGARKTAEAITRADEAIAQAAREFEAAQATLATEQARIAPLLASAGAATIDEALPLAARSDQQRRLREEIEAAQAALLRDGDGLSQDEIAAEIDRHDLAEVPAQLEAARREQDGLNAAASELARRELEARQALAAIAGQSSAALAEARRQEALAAMGDTAEQYIEAATASRLLRWAIDRYRDQKQGPMLSRAGEIFAGLTLGEFLRLTVDTERQPPELSARRASGRSVEVGGLSEGTRDQLFLALRIAALELQLEHKAALPFVADDLFINFDDARSKAGLEALRELSSRTQVLFLTHHDHLLPLVREVFGAGVNVVELQRERV; via the coding sequence ATGCGGATCCGTCAACTCGATCTGTTCAAGTACGGCAAGTTCACCGACGCCACGCTGCGTTTCCCGGCCGCCGCGCAGGATTTCCACGTGATCGTCGGGCCCAACGAGGCCGGCAAGTCGACCGTGCGCACCGCGGTGTCGGAGCTGCTGTTCGGCATGAAGCAGCGCACGCCGCTCGATTTCCTGCACGACACGCCGGAGCTGCGGCTCGGCGGCCTGCTCGATCATGCCGGCGGCGCGCTGGCCTTCCATCGCGCGCGCGGGCGCACTTCGCTGCGCACGCCCGAGGACGGCAAGCTGCCCGACGACCACCTCGACGCCGTGCTCGACGGCGCGACGCGCGAGTTCTTCGAGCAGATGTTCGGGCTCGACCACGAGCGGCTGGTGGCCGGCGGGCGCAGCCTGCTCGACGCCTCGGACCGGCTCGGGCAGGTGCTGTTCGAATCGGCGGCCGGCGTCGGCAGCCTGGGCCCGGTGCGCGAGGAGCTGGAGGCGCTGCGTGCCGGCCTGTGGGCGCCGCGCGCCACGCGCACGAGCTTTGCCCTGGCGGAAGCCGATTTCTCCGCGGCCAGCAGCGAACTGAAGGCCGTCCAGGTGCGCACCCGCGACTGGACCGAACGCCAGGACGCGCTCGACGCGGTACGCCGCGAGATCGCCGGGGCCGACGAACGGCGCCGGCAGGTGGACCGGCTGCGCTCGACGCTGGAACGCGTGCGCCGGCTCGCGCCTTATCTGCATGGCTGGCGCGAGAAGGCCGCGCAACTGGCGGAGCTGGGCGGCGTGGTCGAGCTGCCATCCAGCGCGACGGCCGACTTGCTGGCGGCGCGGGAAAAACTCGCGGTCGGCGCCAAGGGCCTCGAATTCCATCGCGAGGACCTGGCCCGGCGGCAGGCCGCGCGCGAAGCCATCGTCGCCGATCCCGAGGCGCTGAAGTTCGCTGCCGAGATCGACGCGCTGGCGGCGCTGAGCGCGAGTTGCGCGGCGCATGAGAAGGCGCTGCCGGGCGTCGAGGCGGCGCGGCGGCAGCATCTCGACGCGGCGGCGGCGGCGGCCGGGCAATTGGGCTGGCCGCGCGAGGAAGCGGGCTTGCGGGCTGCGCTGCCGTCCGCGCTGGCGCTCAAGACGGTCAGCAATCTGCTGCGCCGCCAGGGCGGGCTGGCGCAGGCGCTGGCCGGCGCACGCGACGCGCTGGACGAACGCGAGCGCGCGCTCGATCGGCTGCGCAAGCAACGCGAGGCGATCGTGGTCGAGGCCGTGCCCGATGCGCTGCGCCTCGCGCTGGCCGAAGCCCAGGCCCATCGCCACGGCGAGGCGAAGGAACGCGCGCAGGAGCAGGCGCGGGCCGAAGCCGGACATGCGCTCGACGAGGCGCTCGACCGGCTTGGCCGCTGGCGCATGCCCGTCGCGCAGTTGCGAACGCTGGACCTGCCTTCGGCACAGCGCCTGAACGCCTGCCAGAAGGCCGACAGCGAGGCGGCGAGCGCCGCCGCCATGGCGCGTGGCGCGCTGGGCGAGGCTCGCGAGCGCTTCGAGAAACTCGCGCTGCAGGAGCAGCACTTCGCGCAGGGCAATCATGTCGTCACCAGCAGCGAGGTGCGGGCCGCGCGCGAGCAGCGCGACCAGGCCTGGGGCGAGGTCAAGCGCGGCGCGCTGGCCTTGCCCGACGGCGCGGCGGCGGTCGACGACGCGATCCGGCATGCCGACGTGCTGGTCGATTCGCAGCTCGATACCGTGCAGGCCGCGGCCGAACTGCAATCGCTGCGCCAGCAGCGCGAAGCGGCGCAGGCCGAGTTGGCGCGCCGCGAAGCGGACCTGGCCGAGGCGACGCGCTCGCTCGACGCGACGCGCCAGGCCTGGGCCGATCTCGCGGCCGGCGCCGGCCTGCCCGGCATCGCGCTCGACGATATCGGCGCCTGGCTCGCGCAACGCGATGCCGCACTCGCCGCGCAGCAAAAGCTCGACGCGCTGGCACGCGAGCTGGAAGCCGCGCGCGCGGAGCGCAGCCACGCGCAGCAGGCGCTGGTCACGGCGCTGCTGTCGGTGGCGCCCGCTACCGAGGCGGACTCGCTGGGCAAGTGGATCATGTCGGCCGAGGCCTTCGTGCAGGCCGCCGAGCGTGCCGCCGAACAGCGGCGCGGCCACGACGAGCGCGTGGCCGAGGCCGGGCACCAGCGCGAGGCGGCCGCGGCGCAGGTCGAGCGCGCGCAGCGCGAGCACGAGGACTGGTTGCGCGAATGGCGCACCGCGCTGGCCGACGCGCGGCTGGCCGAGGTGGCGAGCACCGACGCGGCGGCGCAAGGCGCCGTCGATCTCGCCAACGAGGTGGTGGCCGAGCTCGCGGCGGCCGAGGAGCCGGCGCGGCGCATCGAGGCGATGCGCGCCGAGCTGGACGCGCGCGACGCGGATGCGCGCCGGCTGGCCGATGCGCTCGAGGACCCCGCCGTGCGCGAGGCCGGCGAGGGCGCCGCCATTTCACGGGCGCTGGCCGCGAGGCTCGACGGCGCCCGCAAGACGGCCGAGGCGATCACGCGTGCCGACGAGGCGATCGCGCAGGCCGCTCGCGAATTCGAGGCGGCCCAGGCCACGCTGGCCACCGAGCAGGCGCGCATCGCGCCGCTGCTGGCCAGCGCCGGCGCCGCGACGATCGACGAGGCCCTGCCGCTGGCCGCGCGCTCGGACCAGCAACGCCGCCTGCGCGAGGAGATCGAGGCGGCGCAGGCCGCGCTGCTGCGCGACGGCGATGGCCTCTCGCAGGACGAGATTGCCGCCGAGATCGACCGGCACGACCTGGCCGAGGTGCCCGCGCAACTGGAGGCGGCGCGGCGCGAACAGGACGGGCTCAACGCCGCCGCCAGTGAGCTGGCCCGCCGCGAACTGGAGGCGCGCCAGGCGCTGGCGGCGATCGCCGGCCAGTCGAGCGCGGCGCTGGCCGAGGCGCGGCGCCAGGAGGCGCTGGCCGCGATGGGCGACACGGCCGAGCAGTACATCGAGGCGGCCACCGCGAGCCGCCTGCTGCGCTGGGCGATCGATCGCTATCGCGACCAGAAGCAGGGGCCGATGCTGAGCCGCGCCGGCGAGATCTTCGCGGGCCTCACGCTGGGCGAATTCCTGCGCCTGACCGTCGATACCGAGCGGCAGCCGCCCGAGCTGTCGGCGCGGCGCGCCAGCGGTCGCTCGGTCGAGGTGGGCGGGCTGAGCGAAGGCACGCGCGACCAGTTGTTCCTGGCGCTGCGCATCGCCGCGCTCGAGCTGCAGCTCGAGCACAAGGCGGCGCTGCCCTTCGTGGCCGACGATCTCTTCATCAACTTCGACGACGCGCGCTCGAAGGCCGGCCTCGAAGCCTTGCGCGAGCTGTCCTCGCGCACCCAGGTGCTGTTCCTCACGCACCACGATCACCTGCTGCCGCTGGTGCGCGAGGTGTTCGGCGCGGGGGTGAACGTGGTCGAGCTGCAACGCGAGCGGGTCTGA
- a CDS encoding Fur family transcriptional regulator: MPMPVLEQLQGAGLRATLPRVKVLEFFAAAGPRHVSAEDVFRHLMAEKIDIGLATVYRVLSQFVEAGILTSGTLDGNRHVFELNDGKRHDHIICLSCGKVDEFSDPLIDGREKAAADALGYLLTGHHLVLHGYCADCRPKQRPAPDEAALAGAAGHEDRQGAG; this comes from the coding sequence ATGCCGATGCCGGTACTCGAACAATTGCAGGGAGCGGGGCTGCGGGCGACCTTGCCGCGCGTGAAGGTGCTGGAGTTCTTCGCGGCGGCGGGCCCGCGCCACGTCAGCGCCGAGGATGTGTTTCGCCACCTGATGGCCGAGAAGATCGACATCGGCCTCGCCACGGTGTATCGCGTGCTGTCGCAATTCGTCGAGGCGGGCATCCTGACCAGCGGCACGCTCGACGGCAACCGGCACGTCTTCGAGCTCAACGACGGCAAGCGCCACGATCACATCATCTGCCTGAGCTGCGGCAAGGTGGACGAGTTCTCGGACCCGCTGATCGACGGCCGCGAGAAGGCCGCGGCCGATGCGCTGGGCTACCTGCTGACCGGTCACCATCTCGTGCTGCACGGCTACTGCGCCGATTGCCGGCCGAAGCAGCGGCCGGCGCCCGACGAGGCCGCGCTGGCCGGGGCGGCCGGGCACGAGGACCGGCAGGGCGCGGGCTGA
- a CDS encoding penicillin acylase family protein translates to MFLSVSTKRRGAIGRSGRLLRHGLAALSLLAGLAGVAAIAGCAGSAPAAGMARIETGGDTVLIRRTADGIPHIEAGDWEALGYGYGYAQASDNLCTMAEAFVTYRGERSRYFGAQGKPAARSTLGEPTNLDSDFFFRLADSAGSIERYRDSQPERFRQLVRGFAAGYDRYLGELRAGGAPGRHLACRAAPWLADITDADIYRRLNAANLAGGEARFVEAIANAHPPAAAQAAQPSARPPASRPVPQPVSPAASQPALQPAPHAARDTAAPALAGLDPNQLHVGGHYGIGSNGMAFGRDATGGEPILFGNPHWFWSGPDRFYQAQLTIPGQLDVSGASFLGVPVIMIGFNDEVAWTHTVSSARRFGVFQLRLADDDPTQYLMDGRRVAMRPVTLTVPVRQPDGTLGGVTRTLYTTEYGPVVDLSSWSPALGWTRGQAFALRDVNRDNHRIFQTFLDFGRAGSLDAFVATLKTSAAMPWVNTLVVGRRQPEVWYADVGNVPDVPDQLADRCTTPLGKVVDAKLPGVPFLDGSRAACAWRGDAAAVQRGSMPAAAMPILARRDFVANMNNSYWLANPAAPLTGFPRVMGIGVAPLDLRARLGLQLAGQAAAPDAAPEQGAAREPLTAAEVRRFTLEGDTLAAALFKRPVLDQVCATARITVARDPLSGASFTPPRTVETADACRILRAWNGAAERDARGAYLWDRFWERAQKIDAGKLYARPFDPADPLHTPAGIRAGEPAVAEAFGAAILAVGEAGYALDATRGETLYLTRDGVPVPLYGGCSGLGYFASICHYGESRANAPISADTVGGNSYLQVVSFDAHGADAYTLLAHSESDDPASPHFADGTRRYAARRWLRVPFDEHEIAADPQLQVTRLTMPAAPDRPRPATAVR, encoded by the coding sequence ATGTTCCTATCAGTTTCAACGAAGCGGCGCGGCGCGATTGGCCGATCCGGCCGGCTGCTTCGTCATGGCCTGGCCGCGCTGTCGCTGTTGGCGGGGCTCGCGGGCGTGGCCGCGATTGCCGGCTGCGCCGGCTCGGCACCGGCGGCCGGCATGGCCCGGATCGAGACCGGCGGCGACACGGTGCTGATCCGGCGCACCGCCGACGGCATCCCGCACATCGAGGCCGGAGATTGGGAGGCGCTCGGTTATGGCTACGGCTATGCGCAGGCCAGCGACAACCTCTGCACCATGGCCGAGGCCTTCGTCACCTACCGCGGCGAGCGTTCGCGTTATTTCGGCGCCCAGGGCAAGCCCGCGGCACGCTCGACGCTGGGCGAGCCGACCAACCTGGATTCCGATTTCTTCTTCCGCCTGGCCGATTCGGCGGGCAGCATCGAGCGCTATCGCGACAGCCAGCCCGAGCGGTTCCGCCAGCTCGTGCGCGGTTTCGCGGCCGGCTACGACCGTTACCTCGGCGAGCTTCGCGCGGGCGGCGCGCCGGGGCGCCACCTGGCCTGCCGCGCGGCGCCCTGGCTGGCGGACATCACCGATGCGGATATCTACCGGCGCCTGAACGCGGCCAACCTGGCCGGCGGCGAGGCGCGCTTCGTCGAGGCGATCGCCAACGCGCATCCGCCGGCGGCCGCCCAGGCGGCGCAGCCGAGCGCGCGGCCGCCCGCCTCTCGACCGGTCCCGCAGCCCGTTTCACCGGCCGCCTCGCAGCCTGCTCTGCAACCCGCCCCGCATGCCGCCCGCGATACCGCCGCGCCCGCGCTGGCCGGGCTCGACCCGAACCAGCTGCATGTCGGCGGCCATTACGGCATCGGCAGCAACGGCATGGCTTTCGGCCGCGACGCGACGGGCGGCGAGCCGATCCTGTTCGGCAATCCGCATTGGTTCTGGAGCGGCCCGGACCGCTTCTACCAGGCGCAACTGACGATTCCGGGCCAGCTCGATGTCAGCGGCGCGTCCTTCCTGGGCGTGCCCGTGATCATGATCGGCTTCAACGACGAGGTGGCCTGGACCCACACGGTATCGAGCGCGCGTCGCTTCGGCGTGTTCCAACTCAGGCTCGCCGACGACGATCCCACCCAGTACCTGATGGACGGCCGGCGCGTCGCGATGCGGCCCGTCACGCTGACGGTGCCGGTGCGGCAGCCCGACGGCACGCTGGGCGGGGTGACGCGCACGCTCTACACCACTGAATACGGGCCGGTGGTCGACCTGTCGTCGTGGTCGCCGGCGCTGGGCTGGACGCGTGGGCAGGCCTTCGCGCTGCGCGACGTGAACCGCGACAACCACCGGATCTTCCAGACCTTCCTCGATTTCGGGCGCGCGGGCTCGCTGGATGCCTTCGTCGCCACCTTGAAGACCTCGGCCGCGATGCCCTGGGTCAATACGCTGGTGGTCGGGCGCCGGCAGCCCGAGGTCTGGTATGCCGACGTCGGCAACGTGCCGGACGTGCCCGATCAACTGGCCGATCGCTGCACCACGCCGCTGGGCAAGGTGGTCGACGCGAAGCTGCCGGGCGTGCCCTTCCTCGACGGCTCGCGCGCGGCCTGCGCCTGGCGCGGCGACGCCGCCGCGGTCCAGCGCGGCTCGATGCCGGCTGCGGCGATGCCCATACTGGCCCGGCGCGACTTCGTGGCCAACATGAACAACAGCTATTGGCTCGCCAACCCGGCGGCGCCCTTGACCGGTTTTCCGCGCGTGATGGGGATCGGCGTCGCGCCGCTCGACCTGCGCGCGCGGCTCGGCCTGCAGCTCGCCGGCCAGGCCGCCGCGCCGGACGCAGCGCCGGAGCAGGGCGCCGCGCGCGAGCCGCTGACGGCCGCCGAGGTGCGCCGCTTCACGCTAGAGGGCGACACGCTGGCCGCCGCGCTGTTCAAGCGGCCGGTGCTCGACCAGGTCTGCGCGACGGCACGGATCACGGTCGCGCGCGATCCGCTGAGCGGCGCGAGCTTCACGCCGCCGCGCACGGTCGAGACCGCCGATGCGTGTCGGATCCTGCGAGCCTGGAACGGCGCGGCCGAACGTGACGCGCGCGGTGCCTATCTGTGGGATCGGTTCTGGGAGCGTGCCCAGAAAATCGACGCCGGCAAGCTCTATGCGAGGCCCTTCGATCCGGCCGATCCGCTGCACACGCCGGCCGGCATCCGCGCGGGCGAGCCGGCCGTGGCCGAGGCCTTCGGCGCGGCGATCCTGGCCGTCGGCGAGGCGGGCTACGCGCTCGACGCGACGCGCGGCGAGACGCTCTACCTGACGCGCGACGGCGTGCCGGTGCCGCTCTATGGCGGCTGCTCGGGCCTCGGTTATTTCGCCTCGATCTGCCACTACGGCGAGAGCCGGGCGAACGCGCCGATCTCGGCCGACACGGTCGGCGGCAACAGCTATCTGCAGGTGGTGAGCTTCGACGCGCATGGCGCCGATGCCTATACGCTGCTCGCGCATTCGGAATCGGACGATCCGGCCTCGCCGCATTTCGCCGACGGCACGCGTCGTTACGCGGCGCGTCGCTGGCTGCGCGTGCCGTTCGACGAGCACGAGATCGCCGCCGACCCGCAACTGCAGGTGACGCGGCTGACGATGCCCGCCGCGCCGGACCGGCCACGCCCGGCCACCGCGGTGCGCTGA
- a CDS encoding nitroreductase family protein, giving the protein MTQASPATLAHAAPAGRALVDILLSRQSHFQLAEPAPRDEEIELIFDAAMRAPDHAQLRPWRFALIRDEARAELAEVLVELAAAREPQLTRDELESRGDTARSTPLIIAVAAAIREDGGIPEVEQLLSTGAATMNMLNTIHALGYGAFWITGDDSYDPKLPAALDFEPGDRLLGFLLVGTPVSQDAPPPRPSRADHVREWLGRSSI; this is encoded by the coding sequence ATGACGCAAGCCAGTCCCGCCACCCTCGCCCATGCCGCCCCGGCCGGCCGCGCGCTCGTCGACATCCTGCTGTCGCGACAATCGCATTTCCAGCTCGCCGAGCCGGCACCGCGCGACGAGGAGATCGAGCTGATCTTCGACGCCGCGATGCGCGCGCCCGACCATGCGCAACTGCGCCCCTGGCGCTTCGCACTGATCCGCGACGAGGCCCGCGCCGAGCTGGCCGAGGTGCTGGTCGAGCTGGCCGCCGCGCGCGAGCCGCAACTCACGCGCGACGAACTCGAGTCGCGCGGCGACACGGCCCGCTCGACGCCGCTGATCATCGCCGTGGCAGCGGCGATCCGCGAGGACGGCGGCATCCCCGAGGTCGAGCAACTGCTCTCGACGGGCGCCGCGACGATGAACATGCTGAACACGATCCATGCGCTCGGCTACGGCGCGTTCTGGATCACCGGCGACGACAGCTACGATCCGAAGCTGCCCGCCGCGCTCGATTTCGAGCCCGGCGATCGCCTGCTCGGCTTCCTGCTGGTCGGCACGCCGGTGTCGCAGGATGCGCCGCCGCCGCGCCCCTCGCGCGCCGATCACGTGCGCGAGTGGCTCGGTCGTTCGTCGATCTGA